In Leptospira montravelensis, the genomic window ATTCGAATCATTCACTACTTGCAAAAACTTAGTTTCGTCTTCGTTCATCACACGGGAACCGTCGGATCCCGTTTCTAAAATTAAATCGTCGCGTCCATCCGAACCAATAAAAAGCACATCTCCTTGTTCCAAAACGAAAACTCGAATACGCACTTGTCCTGCCATTCCTTTGGTTCCGATTTTTCGAAGTTCTAACTCATCTTCGATAAAAGAAGCAACTCCATCTCTGTACAATACTGTCCAAGGATGTTCTGCATTGAGATAATACAATACCCCTGTATCTTCTTCCACTAAACCCAGAACAACAGATACAAGCATTGACCCATCAAAAGATTCAAATATAGTTTGGAGTTCGTAAAAACATTCTTTGATCCATCGTTCCGGAGATTTGGACTGGCTTTCCAATAAAAGTTGTGTACGTTTGATAAAAGATAAAAATACAACACCTAACACAAGTGCGCCGCCAGCACCTTGGATGGACTTACCCATTGCGTCTCCATTAATAAAAACGAAATATTTTTTACCGTTAAGAACTATATCATCACAAATAATCAGGTCTCCACCGATCTCTTTGGTTTTTCCTTTAAATTCGAATTCTTTTTTTTGTTTGGTATAGGATTGGATTCCAATCATTTCTGAATGAGATTTTTTGGAATCGTTCAGTGGATCCAAAAGCAGTGAGGTTAAAAAATAATCTCCATCTTGTTGGACTTTTAATTCCTGAACACGAGTGAGAGTTTCTTGTAATTCATTTGTTCTTTCCACAACCTTTCTTTCTAGGTTGGCGTTAAGTTCTTCGACTTGTTTATGGACACGCAAAAACCGATTGGCCAAAACAACAGCAATCCCTAAAACAAAAAATAAAAATCCAAACCTAGATAAATTTAAATTTTGGATTGGAATCAATCCAGAAGCACCCAAAATATCCCAAATGGCGGTAAACATCAAAAACAATATGCCAACTAATAATCTTTTGGCGTCTTTATTGTTTTTCATCACGGCTCTCACAGTGATATAAAACAATACCACACTGAATGCTAACACCGAACCCTGCCAAACTCTCAAAAACACAATTGAACTGGCACGATTAACAAAAAACTGAACGATAGCTAGCGTTAAACTAAATACAAAATATCCTTTTGTGATGATACTGATTCGTTTGCGAAAAAAAGTATCAACGAATAACAAAAGCCATGTGGGTGTCAAAAAAACGATAAAATATTCTAATTTTGTAGTGGTAAATGAATCCACATCCCATCGATAGATGGCTTGGGATCTAAAATAAAGGTAAGCCGACAAAAACACGGCAAACAAAGCAAAGTAAAAATTGTATGTTTCATTACGGCGTTTCCAATAAAACAAACCATGATAAATTCCAACAAAAAAGTATAAAAAAAGTAACATAAAAGTTGCATATTCTTCTTCAACTTTTTTTAATTCCGTATAACGATCAATAGATGAATTAAAATCATTAAAAACATTGCAATAATTTAATTCTTCACCTGCTTCTGAGGCCAAAAGAACTCGGATTTCATTTTTCCCAATCTGTAACAAATTTCGAGAAAGTTTGATAAGAATATTTCTTTTGAATCCGTTTCGGACAATATGTCCATTATCTAATGCACCTCCCTTGTCGACTAACTCTCCATTTACATACACTTTGTACACATTTGAAATACAAGGTATATGAAAGGAAAACATATCTGCTTCTGTTTCTTTAAAATCAATTTCAGACAACAAAAATGGTTTTACCATTGTGATTTGTTGTAACTCTCCATCAGGAAATACCAATTGTGATTTGATAGAAACGAGTGGTAACGTTTCCAAAGGGATCCACCCAGAACCCATCGGAAGTTCATACTCAGACCAACCCTTTTTGACATTCCAGTTCTTTGTCAAATCCACAGGCAAAGCAAAGAGAGAAATAGGAAATACAAGAAAAAGAAAGCAGTATAATCTTAAAGGAAATTTCATATAGTAAAGGTTTGAAACTCTAAGGATACACCATAGGTTTCTTCAAAAAGATCTTTTTTTTCTGCCACAGACCAAATTTCTAAATTGGGATCGGTTCCTTTGTGGTGATACAACCGACAAATAACTTTTCCTTTTTCATAGATAGCATCCAATCTTTCAATGATGGATTTTTCTGAACGATCAAGCCCGTCGCCAATGCGAAGAAAGGCTGCCAGTTTTTTGACAAGGAGTTGGTCATCGGGCCTTAGTGCTTTGAACTCTTCATGTTTACCTTTCGGTCCACCCTTTCTATGATAACGAGCTATGAGCGCGATGATTTCAATTTCTGAATTGGAAAAACCCACCATTGCCTCTGAGTTTTTGATGATATAATAACTATGTTTGTGATAATTATGATGAGAAATACATAGTCCCACTTGGTGCAAATAACAAGCTGTTTCTAAATAATCTCTTTCTAAATTACCTAGACCATGCAAATCTTTCAGATCATCAAACATCTGCAAGGTGGTTTTTACAACGGACGCCGCATGTTTTTTTCCAGCGGGATAAAGATTGGCAACGGTTTTGATGGCTTTTTCACGAATATTGTCTAGAGGCGGTAAAGAAGAATCCTTCTGACGAAACCATGATTCGATTGTATCATAAACAATTCCTTCTCTAAGGGCAAACTCACTCACAGTAAACGAAGGAGCTTTGATCCTTTGTAATACTTCATCCAAAACCAAAATCCCACCCACGATGATATCTCCTCGTTTGGCATCAAGGCCTGGAATTTTAAGTCGTTTTTTCAAACTATCCGCATCTAAAATCTGTTTTCTTACATCCTTAAACTGATCGACCGGAATTTCTGTTCCGTTCAATCTGTCCCTTTTTTCCATCTTTTTTTCCAGAACTATGGAGGTCACAGAGGAGATGGTTCCTGAACTTCCCACCACCATAAAGGGTTTCCAAGTTTCGATTTGCGGTAAAAAGGCAGATAACACCGATTCAATGTGAATCCTACATTTTTGAATATCATTGGCACTCAGTGGATCTTTTTTTAAATACTTTTCCGTTAAACGGATGGCACCTAGTTTTAAACTAGTGGAAAAAAGAATCTCACCTTTTTCTCCCACAAGAAGCTCTGTGCTCCCTCCGCCAATGTCGATGAGTAGGATTCGTTTGTCATAAACCGGTAGGCCTTGCAATATCCCTAAATAAATAAGGCGCGCCTCTTCATTTCCTGAGACCACTTGGATTTGAATGCCCGTTTCCTTTTCAGCTCGGTCAAGAAATACCTGGCGGTTTCCTGCTTCGCGAAGGGCACTAGTGGCCACTGCTCGAATTTCTGCGTTGTAACTGTCGGCAAGGGTTTTGAATCGTTTTAAACATGCAAGTCCCCGGTCCATCGCCTCGTCTGTTATGACCGCATAATCACTGCTACCGCTTCCAAGTCTCACCGATTCTTTTTCTTTGGTTAGGTATTCAAGTGTACCATCCGGTCTTAGTTTCACTACAACGATATGGAAGGAATTGGTGCCCAAATCAATGGCAGCAAGGATCTTTTCCGTGCGAAATGCCTGGTTTGGTTTTCGTAAGATTTGTGAGAAAGGAAGCATTTTGTATCTTACTAGCCTATCGAAATTTTTTACGGTTGAAAGCAAAAACCAGCCGAAAATTATGGGGAACGGGTAGAATTCTATTGTTTTGGTGTGAACCCACCGTAAATTCCCCCTTTCGTACTTCTTTCACCAGGATCTGATATGATATTTGATAACCTTTATGGACTTTTCTCGAACGATATGGGAATCGATTTGGGAACCGCGAACACCCTCGTGCATGTGAAAGGACAAGGGATTGTCTTATCAGAACCGTCGGTTGTGGCTGTCCAAGCCTCTACTGGTCGAGTCCTCGCTGTGGGACAAGAAGCAAAACGAATGCTAGGAAGAACTCCTGGTGACATCGTTGCCATCCGCCCTATGAAAGACGGGGTGATCGCCGACTTCGAAACTGTGGAAAAGATGATTCGTTACTTCATCGCTAAAGTCCACAACCGCACTACATTTGTAAAACCGCGCATCGTCATCGGAGTTCCTTCAGGGATTACCGAAGTAGAAAGACGTGCCGTTCGTGAGTCCGCAGAACAAGCCGGAGCCCGAGAAATTTTCCTCATTGAAGAAGCACTCGCTGCTGCCATCGGTGCCAACATCCCCATCCATGAACCAGCAGGGAACATGATTGTGGATATCGGCGGGGGAACCACAGAAATCGCTGTGATCTCTCTTGGTGGTATGGTAATCGCCGAATCCATCCGCACGGGTGGTGATGAATTTGATGAAGCCATTGTGAAATACCTTCGTAACCAATACAACCTAGTCGTTGGTGAAAGAACGGCAGAGGATATCAAACTTACCATCGGAAATGCATTCGCAGACAAACGTGTGGACACGATGGAAGTGAAAGGCCGTGATGCCATCTCTGGTCTCCCACGTACTCTCGAACTTGATTCTAACGAAATCCGTAAAGCCCTGAAAGAACCTACAGACGAAATCCTAGACGGAATTAAATCCGTATTGGAAAGAACTCCTCCGGAACTTGCGGCCGACATCGTAGAACGAGGAATCGTTCTCACAGGTGGTGGTTGCCTTCTCCGTGGTCTTGAACACTACCTCACAAAAGAAACAGGAGTTCCTGTATTCCGTGCTGAAAACCCACTGACTTGTGTGGTTCTGGGAACAGGACGTTACTTGGATGAGTTGAAATACATCAAACCAGGAATCCGATAAACTTCGGTTACATGGTTTGGTGAAAAAGGGGAACGAAAGTTCCCTTTTTTTTGCCTGGAGCTAATGGCGTATGACGGATAGGATGATGTAGGGCGAATATACGAAATACGATTAGTAGCCAAAATAGAGTGCGCTATACGCAATTCAAATAGCTGCATTATTTCACATGCGAAACGAAATGCGTGTAGCTGCAAAGAGATTGTGGATATACGAATCACATATATAAGTTTTAAGTTTTTTGGGGCGCACATTTCCGGCTCTCCGCTGCAATCTTTGCATTCGCAAAGGATTTCCGCTTCGATCCGGGGCGCGGTAATCTAAATTCAAGACCAGAATCCTTTCTTTTTACCTAACTTGGGAGAGTCATCGCCTTTCGATACGGCCTTCGGCCTACCCAAGGCTCCGCCTTTTTTCTTCGGTTTCCTTGAATCATAGACACCTCTTTTTTGATTCACTTACAAAACTAACCTATATTCCTACAGTTTCAGAATCCATTATCTTCTGCTTGATCGAAGTGGAAAAACTTTATGGTCGGGGCCTCTCTATCATCGATATCAATCTCTATGCTTCCGCCAAGGCGGAAGGAGTCAAAATCTGGACGAAAGATAAAAATCTCTCCAAGCTTTGCGAAAAGTCACATTTGTTATATACAGGAAACTAAAAAGACGGTAGAGAAGGATTCATCTTCCAATAGCCTTTGAAAGGAAGTTAGGGACTGGAACGACGCTTGCGTAAGCAATATGCGATGAGTCCAAGGATTCCTGTTGCAAACACAGTCGAAATGGTTCCAGTAATGATATCCTTAAGCATAGTTATTCCCGGCTCCCGAAACTATATATTGCTAAAATGCAATGTTAATTCCAGCTTATGGTAACTGGTTTGATATTCCCCGTTTCATGGTACCAATGAAAAAAAAACTTCGGAATTAGGATTTAAAGTCCAATCATTGCCGTCGATATCAATTTCTCCACCGTTATTAGTCTGAAGTCTTTTCCGTAAAGGTTCGGGCAGAGCTCGACCCAGTTCATGTTCAGCTACTGATAGATGTTTCAAATCCAGAGGGAATGCCATATTACTTCCTAGAGGTTAGATAATGGCGCATAACTTTAATGTAAACGCTTACAATCCACCTTGACAAAACCTTAAAATTCAATCTCCATAAACTATGGATAAAAAATATATCTTTTTGATCATTTTGTTTAGCATAAACTTGTTTTCACAACCAATTCCTGAAGTTAATAAAATTCAAGAGATACCAGAGTTTCAGTTTACAACCGATCACCTGAAAACCTGTCAAAATTTAATCAATCAATCGAAAAAAGGTGGTATCCCTGATTCTGAATTTTGGAAAGAATTTAATTCAGATAAATGTCTTCCTAAAAATAAAATCATTCACATGAAAGATGTATGTTTTCTCGAATTGGTTGGTTCAAAAGATGAAGTCGCATTTTTTTTCGATCTAATATGCAGTGAAAATAACACAAAGAAGATTCAAAAAAAAATGACGTTGATTCCCATCATGACTGTAGCGGAATCAGATCCAAGTGATCTGAGAGAATTCGAATATACTTTGGATGAAGAATATAAGAACTTTAGAACTAAGTATCAAATTGGAACCGAACTTTTGAAGTATAAAAAACATAGTAAATTTGATGCTGAAATATTACAATTCGACCGAGATGGTGATCTTATGTTTTATACAATTATCAACCTAAAACCCCGCAAGTAAATTCATCGATTTTCATATAGCTAAGAAAAATTGATAAGAGTCATGAAAAATGAATGAATATTCTTGAGACTTGTATCACTACCGATTGATCAAACATTCAATGTCATTTTCTTTTTTCCGTTTATGCAACCTCATACTTTTATTGATCATGTTGCCTTTTTTCATCGGGCATTGCAATCAGAACCAACCCGTTTTTCCTAATGGACTTGAGCCTGTCGCCACAGGTTGGGAAACAAAAAATCCAAATCTTCTACTCAATTCCTCTTGTATTTCATGCCATAAGGATATAAAACCTCACGAAGATAGACATTCCTATTCTTGGAAAAGTGATTTATTTCAAGAAGCTTTAAAAATTGAAAATCGTGAATGGTGTGTTCATTGCCATGCACCTCTATCAAAACAAAAAGAAATCTACTACCGAAAGATTAAAAATGAAAACAATATATCCCAATCCGATTTACATCTGTTAAATGAAGGTATTAACTGTGTATCTTGTCATGTTCGAAATGGAAAAATACTGGGATACCAAAAACGAACGATTGGAAATCATGAAGTAGTTGAATCAAATATTGGAAAGCCAGAGTTTTGTGCAAACTGTCACCAATTCAACTTCCCTATATTTAAAGATGATAAAATTATATATTCCAATCATCCAATGCAAAATACTTACGAAGAATGGAAATCTTCTGGAATCGAAGATAGTTGTCAATCCTGTCATTATTCAAATCACAAACTCGTTGGTCCAAACAATCGGGAATGGTTTTCCGATCAATTTTATGATTTTGCTATTGATACCTCAGAAGAAGAATTATCCCTTACTTTTAAAATGACAACCAGAGGACACAACTTACCATCTGGTGACCTATTTAGATCATTAGTTCTGGAAATTAGTAAAGACTCAAAATTTCAATCGATTATCATATCGAAACGTTGGTCTAGAAAATATGAATTGATGGAAAAAAATTCGAAAGAATCATTCGGTAAAAAACTTTCGATTGATACTTCATTACTTGCATCGAAAAAGAAAATTCAGCTTATTTTTGATAAGCCATTCATATCCCCCATTTTTGTACGACTTGCCTACTATTATCATGATCCTGTGTTGGCTGGGAAATCAAATGTGAACCCAAGTCCATTGGTTTTGTTCAAACAGAAAATTTATTGAACTCTGTAATCCTCTAAATCTTTAGGATAGAAATTTGGATCACATTCTTTCGGCTCTTCTCCCGAAAACTTTTTATGAGAATAAGATCTGTAATCTTCCTCATTCTTCTCTGGTTTCACTTTTACTGCTTCAAACAAACTATGATAAGATAGTTCACTTTTGTATGCTTTGGAATTTTTTTTACATTCGGCAAATTTTGGAGTTCCATAACATTCTGTCGGGGCTTCAGAATATTCATACTTATTCCTTTGCTCTTGACTCACCACGTAATCCAAATCACAATCTTCTTTTTTTTCTGTAACTACTTTGTTTCCTATAAACTCCCACTTACCTCTACTAAAACTTTTGTACTTTTGATCACAGTAATATTCAGTTTTCACGACAAAGTAACCATTGGAACAAAGATAAAATTTATCCCCTGATCTAGGACCTTGGTAGGTTATTTCACCAATCACATTTGACTTGGTGATGTAATGTACTTTGAAGAGTTCCTGAAGGCCCTGGTCCCAATTTGGAAGTTTCCGTAAATTTTCCAAATCAGGATCTTTGTTTATTTTTTGGATGGCAAAATATCCATTTTGAATGGCTAGTCGTAAGTTTGATTTAGACTCTTCTAACTGATTTAATCGACTATAGACGCAAGCTAAGTTGTAGTAAAGTAATGCAGTATTATCAGGATACATTTCCAATGCAATTTGGTAAGCCTTGACTGCATCGTTTAATCGATCCACATTGGTTAAACTATTGGCATAATGATAATAGGTTTCAGAAGTTGGATAAACCAAAATTGCCTTTTTATATTCTTCAATGGCTTTTGTATCCTGTTTTTTCTGATAATAATTGATACCAATTCTAGTAATAGCAGCAGCTTTTTTTTCTAATTTTTCCTTTGTCTTCCAGTTAATATCTTTGTTTTTCGAGCGACGAAACCCCTCTACCCATTTTAATGTTAGCATCTTTTTTTCATCAATAGGTTCTTCCGTAAATAATACATTTACGAAGGGACCTAGCAAACAAACAAGAATCAAAATTAAGATAGTTTTTTTCTTGGTTAGTGATACCAGATTCATACTGTAATTTTCTTAATCTGCAAACAATAATGCAATAAAAAATTGTATCGACCTACTGTTAGTGGATATTCTAATTAAAATTATTCTCGTTAGTTGATCTTAATCAAACAATTACTACACGATATATTTATTGAATTTATTTGATATTACTTTCTTTTGGAAGTGTATCCCCTCCCCCCGCACCAGGGATTAATCCGCAGCGACCATAGGAGCGAGGATACAAGCAAACTGAAAGTTTGACTTGGTGAGTGAACGATAGAGAACTCAACATACGATCGACATGAACGACATTACAACTTTAATCTCCGAGAATAACGTGATTAAAGAAAAAACAAAATGTGGAAATCCTTTTCACTTCAGTGAAAAGATTGGAACGGAAAGCCCGGTCGCGAACAAAATAAAACTGCGCTTAAAATAATGTTTGCGAGGTGCCCCACTAACTTACAAAAGAAACAGGAGTTCCTGTGTTCCGGGCCGAAAACCCAATGACTTGTGTGGTTCTTGGGACAGGACGTTACTTGGATGAATTGAAATATATTAACCGATAAGGCGTAGTTGCATTCCGCATTTCGATACGGTCTCCGGCCTACTCAATGCTCCGCCTTTAGGGTCGTCTGCATTGTAGGCCAAGTCGTTTCGGTCGCCTAAGTAGCGAAGCGAAGCGGTTAGTTTCTGTTATACCTATGGTGTAAGCGGGCTATATGCAAAGCAGATAGCGGCTGTGAGCCTGCGGATATACGAATAACGTGTTTTAGTTCTCGGGCGCACATTTCCGGCTCTCCGCTGCAATCTTTGCTTACGCAAAGGATTTCCGCTTCGATCCGGGGCGCGGGGAAAATTGGTAAAGACCCAATATACAATTTTTCTCCAAAACTTAGAACCAAATCCCTTTTTTCTCAATCATTGATCTAAAATTACGTACATATCCTATGATTTTACTCCTGCTAGGAAGGAATTTTATCGATTGACAGGAAACATTATATACAATATTTGTTTCCTAAAGAAACAAAGGATACAAAATATGTTTCCAATTGATAAAACAAATCGAGTCAAACTTCAGCCCAATTTCGCAAAAAATCTTGGGATTCTCTTTTACATTCTATTCATTATGGCTTGGGGAACCCTCTCTGCGGAATCGGAAAAAACACAAAATCCAATGCGAATGGAAGATATCCTTCGCATGTCTTGGGAGAACCAAGTAAAGACACAAACACTCAAATTGCAGTTAAAAACAAGTAATTACGATTGGGAAAAAACGAATGGAAACTATGCATGGAATCTCGAAGCCAAAGGTTTAGCAAAGAATACTACCAATTTTGACCTGCCTCAATATATCATCCAAGGAACTAGAGTTACGGATAACACCGTACAGGCGGGAATTAACAAAAAATTCAGCACAGGGACAAGTTTGGGTGTATCCATCATTGACAATCGTTATGAAACCAATGCGGGAAAAACAGGGAATTCCACAATTTCAGGTTTTTCTGGATTTGCACAACCATCCTATCATTTTGCAACTGTTGGAATCAACATAAGCCAAGATCTCTTAAAAAACTTTTTTGGTTACCAAGATCGATTAAAGTTAGCAACCGCTAGGAGATCCTCATCGATCCAAAGACTCAATACTTTGGATTCACTTTCGAAAAGTTTGGTCAATTCACTGATCGAATTTTGGAATTTAAGTTTGGCCGAGGAAAATCTTGAAACTAATACTTCTTTATTAAAAAATGCCAAACTCATTAGAGATATTTATACAAAAAAGGCAAACTATGGATTTGATACAACTGGAGACATCCATCAATGGAACTCGATTGTCCTTTCAGCAACAAGTGCTGTCAAAAATTCCGAACTTGAAAGAAACAAAATCAAAAGAGAATTACTGACTTCTCTTGGCAAAGAACCTGAAGACAACTTCTCTTTTATACCAATTTTGAATGAAGAAGAATTGATTGTTACAGATAATTATGAAACAGAACTGAAAGAGGCTTTTGAAAAAAGATATGATGTCCGTGCTTCCTTGTTGTTATTACGTAACTCAGAAGATAATCTAAAGTCAGCAGACAATGGTTTGTTGCCAAATTTTACAATTGGAGGAACTTATAATTTCAAAAATTATGACCAACAATTCCCACAAGATTTTTATGGAATTTTGAGTGGTAGGTTCAACCAAAACACAGCTGAATTTAAAATTGATTATCCACTTGGCAATGAAGCAGCAGAAGCAGAATATAAAAAAGCTGAATCAAATAAACAACAATCACAAATTGAATGGATCGAAATTCAAAACAGTGTGCGATCAGATCTATTATCAAAAAGAGAGAACATAAAAGTAAGTTTTGAACTCTATTTAGAATCCAAGAAAAACAAAACCGAGAGTAAATTATTTTATGATAAAGCACTCTCTGCTTTTAAAAATGGAAAAGGAACATCTGTTGTTTTAAAAAACGCTATGGATGCTTATGTCCGCTCTCAATCCAATCATTCGCAATCTCTCATTTCTTACAATATTGCAATCATTCAATACGAAATCTCAAAAGGGACATTTTTTGAAAAATATGCAATTAACCCAGAACAAATAGCTATTTTAAACAACGAGGACAACCAATGAATTTAGCAAAATTATCAATCGAAAGACCAGTGTTTATTGCCTGTACGGTCATTTTAATTGCGGTAGTAGGCATAGTTAGTTTTGGGAAGTTAGGTGTCGAAAACTTTCCTGATGTTAGTTTTCCAACGATAGCTGTTAATGTGACCTATCCAGGTGCGGCTCCTAACGAAATTGAAACATTGGTTTCCAAACCTATTGAAGATGAGTTATCCACGATTTCTGGAATGAAAAAAATCAGATCGACTTGTAACGAAGGATCTGCTGTCATCGTTGCTGAATTTTCATCTGATACAGACATAGGTTATGCGGAACAGCAAATTAGAGATAAGGTGGCATTTGCAAGAAAAAAGTTACCTTCCGAAGTAGAAGAACCCGTGATTAGAAGATTTGACCCGTCCGATTTGCCAATCATCAGCATTTCCATGCAATCTGATATGGCAGAAAATGAATTCTACGATTTTGCATCAGAAACTATAAAACAAAGATTAATTTCAGTCAATAATGTCGGTTCTGTCGATATCATTGGAGGACGGAAAAAAGAAATATGGGTAGAATTAGATCGAAACAAACTCATATCAAAAAACATAGCAGCTTCCACTGTATCACAAAAGATAACAACGGGTGGTTCCAATATTCCTGCAGGTAAAATCCGTGGCGAAAGATCTGACCTCAATTTTCGAACGATCAATGAATATAGAAATTTTGAAGAAATTAAAAATGTGCCTATTAGTTTTTTAAACAATGAAATCCCAATACCGGTAGGAGACGTTGCACGAGTAACTACGGGATCTGAGGATATAACTTCACTTGCCTATTGGAATGGCAAACCAGCCTTATTTTTGTTAGTTTATAAACAATCTGGATCAAATACTGTTGAAGTGGCTGATGCAGTCAAAAATCGAATTGAATCTTTAAAGAATGAATATCCAAAGGTTCATTTTGATTACTACAACGATTCATCTAAAGTTGTAAAAGACAATGTTTGGGACGTGGAAGAATCTATTTTTATAGGTATTATTTTAACAATTGTAGTTGTTTTATTCTTTTTAGGAAGTGTTCGATCAACAATCATCACTGGACTTGCATTGCCAACCTCTCTTTTAGGTTCCTTCATCCTAATGTACTTAGCTGGATTTACAATCAACACAATGACTTTACTTGCGATGTCACTTGCTGTTGGCTTACTTATCGATGATGCCATAGTTGTCCGCGAAAATATACATAGGCACAGGGAAATGGGAAAGGATAGCAAACAAGCTGCACTTGATGGTACGAAGGAAGTGACATTGGCCGTACTTGCCACAACCTTTGCGATCCTTGCTGTCTTCGGCCCTATCGGTTTTATAGGTGGGGTAATGGGTCAGGTATTAAAACCATTTGGATTTACTGTTTGTTTTGCTTTGTTAATTTCTTTATACGATGCATTAACAATAGCACCGATGATGTCAGCTTATTTTGGTGGAGACCATTCTGAAAAACAACCAGGTCGAATCAAAAAGATTTTATCGTTCCCTATTGTAATGTTTGATCGTTTTCAGGAAAAATTAACAAATTTGTATGTTAGTACATTGAAATTTACGACAAAAGTTCCAATTATCATAGTTAGCCTTGCTTTATTCTTCTTTGTGAGTAGCATATTTATTTCAAAAATGTTGAAGTCTGAATTCATTCCCACGCAAGATTTAGGACAATTTACAATTACATTTGAACTTCCTCCGGGCGCAAGTTTGGAAGCTACAAAAAAAATAAATACAGAAGTGAATGAACTCCTTCATTCTCAAAAAGAAATCAAACTCACTGCTGGTTTTATTAAACAGAATAAAATTGATATTTATGTAGAATTGGTAAGTTCTAAGGAAAGAAAAATAAACACACCTCAGTTTAAAGATTACATTCGTAAAAAATTAATAAATTATACCTTTGCCAAACCTATTGTTAAGAATTTTGATCCCGTGGGCGGTGGTCAGCGATTATTTTCATTTGTTATTACAGGCAATAATGCAGAATCAGTGGAAACTTACAGCAAACAAGTATTTGATGAAATTAAAAAGATGAAAGACCTTACAGATCCCGACATTAGCCTTAGGGATGGTGCTCCAGAATTCAAAATCATCCCTAAAGGTGATCAAATTGTAAAATTAGGGGTAAATCCACAAACAATGGGAAAAGAACTGAGAACCATTGTAGAAGGAGATAAGGTAGCTGTGTTTCGTGAGAATAATTTCGAATATGATATAAGGGTACGGATGTTAGATGAACAAAGAGATTTGGCAAAAAACTATAATCAAGTGAAAGTGCCAAATATAAATGGTTTTTTAGTTCCATTATCCTATGTTAGCTCTGGAATCGCAAGCACTGGTCCAGCTACTA contains:
- a CDS encoding TolC family protein, with translation MFPIDKTNRVKLQPNFAKNLGILFYILFIMAWGTLSAESEKTQNPMRMEDILRMSWENQVKTQTLKLQLKTSNYDWEKTNGNYAWNLEAKGLAKNTTNFDLPQYIIQGTRVTDNTVQAGINKKFSTGTSLGVSIIDNRYETNAGKTGNSTISGFSGFAQPSYHFATVGINISQDLLKNFFGYQDRLKLATARRSSSIQRLNTLDSLSKSLVNSLIEFWNLSLAEENLETNTSLLKNAKLIRDIYTKKANYGFDTTGDIHQWNSIVLSATSAVKNSELERNKIKRELLTSLGKEPEDNFSFIPILNEEELIVTDNYETELKEAFEKRYDVRASLLLLRNSEDNLKSADNGLLPNFTIGGTYNFKNYDQQFPQDFYGILSGRFNQNTAEFKIDYPLGNEAAEAEYKKAESNKQQSQIEWIEIQNSVRSDLLSKRENIKVSFELYLESKKNKTESKLFYDKALSAFKNGKGTSVVLKNAMDAYVRSQSNHSQSLISYNIAIIQYEISKGTFFEKYAINPEQIAILNNEDNQ
- a CDS encoding efflux RND transporter permease subunit; translated protein: MNLAKLSIERPVFIACTVILIAVVGIVSFGKLGVENFPDVSFPTIAVNVTYPGAAPNEIETLVSKPIEDELSTISGMKKIRSTCNEGSAVIVAEFSSDTDIGYAEQQIRDKVAFARKKLPSEVEEPVIRRFDPSDLPIISISMQSDMAENEFYDFASETIKQRLISVNNVGSVDIIGGRKKEIWVELDRNKLISKNIAASTVSQKITTGGSNIPAGKIRGERSDLNFRTINEYRNFEEIKNVPISFLNNEIPIPVGDVARVTTGSEDITSLAYWNGKPALFLLVYKQSGSNTVEVADAVKNRIESLKNEYPKVHFDYYNDSSKVVKDNVWDVEESIFIGIILTIVVVLFFLGSVRSTIITGLALPTSLLGSFILMYLAGFTINTMTLLAMSLAVGLLIDDAIVVRENIHRHREMGKDSKQAALDGTKEVTLAVLATTFAILAVFGPIGFIGGVMGQVLKPFGFTVCFALLISLYDALTIAPMMSAYFGGDHSEKQPGRIKKILSFPIVMFDRFQEKLTNLYVSTLKFTTKVPIIIVSLALFFFVSSIFISKMLKSEFIPTQDLGQFTITFELPPGASLEATKKINTEVNELLHSQKEIKLTAGFIKQNKIDIYVELVSSKERKINTPQFKDYIRKKLINYTFAKPIVKNFDPVGGGQRLFSFVITGNNAESVETYSKQVFDEIKKMKDLTDPDISLRDGAPEFKIIPKGDQIVKLGVNPQTMGKELRTIVEGDKVAVFRENNFEYDIRVRMLDEQRDLAKNYNQVKVPNINGFLVPLSYVSSGIASTGPATILRQNRTRAVEISADTDPNGRGSGFAMEELQRIVKEVLPLPEGVKLTFSGQTEDLESTGKNMGIALGLGVVFIYLVLASLYESFIIPISILVVIPLAMTGAFLGLYITGKAMDIYANIGMILLFGLATKNSILLIDFAKDLQKTGVDTVTALIEAGRARLRPILMTSIALIAGMLPVAIGLNEASKQRTTMGVTVIGGLISSTILTLYVIPAVYQYICKWIEPKKKIVTK